A window from Vigna angularis cultivar LongXiaoDou No.4 chromosome 7, ASM1680809v1, whole genome shotgun sequence encodes these proteins:
- the LOC108337982 gene encoding uncharacterized protein LOC108337982 isoform X2 produces the protein MDGAWQRNCGSPFQPSMSATVSSVSAPEPEMDANYLYPQLAHGLRSKFVGGKQGPVYPSFPLSTTSGSGQTDAGNPFMGLPYGSPSSLRYDFQNMSERKLGMSSGDSTDAIGNSVVGSIESGTFRTSGVGLITENLINCNLQSWVNNFPEISSRAMVGLSNSSNFVFHNIWGSNTATQHTVPGGTKAAESFSFPGQYRGTYPAFGLNICCSDIHTTPNIASEWGSPKYATPYMSGCPRVFCMGKSGHLLLSHTGLLGVVCSCHCSHMSVLKFCEHSGLHGGDPGDAVCMESGETISQWRKLYFLKFGIRSLGNENGWDWPEVLSTTGSPMKSNASVFDMSKTNLSHILSSSAVMSRSGKSSDYVMFPNNAHMDNNLFIGTLSRKQATTIQDGCNIPLKGFPGISQNSFVDLLKSQLMESNLAMYTTAPNFGGTQLDDGCHPIPPFLDSLKTKVSLSTVHSPLQTPTNLLKDHDCIKTKANGLVGRDAASSNVDLRLGQPPQTGNPLPSFVEPLQFNILASTPKLQPQKQMINNLSREEGLQNNFRYSAASFKLVEELPQLKPKNYMSAVGKASVKARSETQNVAKGVSFSPFLQVDVPGRKTQASENLWADDSPNMPKKLYSDYGLIGRQSNKSVVGTNKYLENNIGVSFAKDSGGKRNPGFGIGQLMKYPSSMMRSVGGYDSCISVVNEKMYEPNFESSLPSDTLVRANILHGSHNTSSLGLENYMMNPQTSIPFKEILKGPPYHVSVSVSNQTPTLPQQQTINRDAYFVDENTRLLGVTQIPELSKQYHALHFNMNQKQGGSSSILKFQHYTCEASTSEQGTSCARLKLPQNKSIFGNHENTVGLEKLPSLTGMNGYYHLSDLSPTPLHSKEKESQCKHSYDLQNEETSLSLGINKDNIRSSTCEKYSEQSPNICLEGKYPCPALINCCRSNFSSGIEPLRKNLGQQLADVSGETSLKMPSDLFRNLNTTNNGNIHFEQGGHAPQWRDVPSKVRKAVCDATSLDQTFNGFDKEARDGFQLGNISTKCSKITTDMGDLSEEKENSNVSSGCSAPVITQASVMVNKIDYCTDEAIDTGVVNKLEVDEGSGIDQGSMSDLVGSERTGESLGLISGNYLKNGCSRVLNDESCCDLLDDLKLLDSLIWKKERNQNHFVLSANCKINQSQNVKRGINGRKRKRNVVKILDASLSSEFPSLLHNKNNEDAEIFNSSSNLSKEMQMHSLPSLQKSFNKSSFVQSCNTRIQSAFASKFVSCKNRRSKHLIHKVSYESLSDSDAEFHSPPVFSGTKRLRKNLTSDFEQFHIQEPSYEEPENGKLRPFLCRKENHHRTRPVVCGKHGEICKEHLAKEVQKPAKIVSLRKVLKSSKRCMSHTNGKPRLTSKKQWKKLSIGTDSGSFCGNHGLKIKEHGETQTTIIYNEANVDMSLEDLERGGKQDAKAKAKQGVRVGNRENVRLKTKNKDIRKHRSINELTAKETKVTDMISCAQDRETGLCSPKSRNSSQGHLNISTINSDTFCCVCQSSSNDKINCLLECCQCLIRVHQACYGVSTLPKRSRWCCRPCRTNSKNIACVLCGYGGGAMTRAAMSHAIVKSLLKVWNGEKDGMPKHTTSCEFFGKEIYAFPSSKAGQESVLKTKIHDTSTDLVKVQISTNHMQHTLTSLSNFKVHNSITAGVLDPTVKQWIHMVCGLWTPGTRCPNVDTMSAFDVSGVARPRADVVCSICNRWGGSCIECRVADCSVKFHPWCAHQKNLLQSETEGIDDEKIGFYGRCMLHAIEPRYLSMYDPIDEMGNQEEKEFTCARVEGYKGRRWDGFQDNHCQGGCLVPEEQLNAWIHINGQKLCSQGLIKFPDLDMEHDCRKEYARYKQAKGWKHLVVYKSRIHALGLYTSRFISRGEVVVEYVGEIVGLRVADKREKDYQSGKKLQYKSACYFFRIDKEHIIDATRKGGIARFVNHSCLPNCVAKVITVRHEKKVVFFAERDIFPGEEITYDYHFNHEDEGKIPCYCNSKNCRRYMN, from the exons ATGGACGGCGCGTGGCAGAGGAATTGTGGTTCGCCGTTTCAGCCGTCGATGTCTGCGACGGTTTCCTCCGTATCGGCGCCGGAGCCG GAGATGGATGCAAATTATCTTTATCCACAATTAGCACATGGTTTAAGATCAAAATTTGTTGGAGGGAAGCAAGGCCCTGTTTACCCAAGCTTTCCCCTCTCAACCACCTCTGGGTCAGGCCAAACAGATGCTGGAAATCCTTTTATGGGTCTACCTTATGGTTCTCCATCCTCGTTACGGTATGATTTTCAGAATATGTCTGAACGCAAGCTTGGCATGTCATCTGGTGATTCTACTGATGCTATTGGGAATTCTGTTGTTGGTTCTATAGAAAGTGGAACCTTCCGGACATCTGGAGTGGGGTTGATAACAGAAAATTTGATTAACTGTAACCTGCAAAGTTGGGTGAATAATTTTCCTGAGATTTCTTCTAGAGCAATGGTTGGTTTGAGTAATAGTAgtaattttgtcttccataaTATTTGGGGCAGCAATACTGCTACTCAGCACACAGTTCCTGGTGGTACAAAAGCGGCagaatctttttcttttccaggTCAGTACCGAGGTACATACCCTGCATTTGGTCTAAATATTTGCTGCTCAGATATTCACACTACACCAAATATTGCTTCAGAGTGGGGCTCACCTAAGTATGCAACTCCTTATATGAGTGGGTGTCCTCGTGTGTTCTGCATGGGAAAAA GTGGCCATCTTCTTCTTAGCCATACAGGGCTTCTTGGTGTTGTGTGCTCATGCCATTGTTCCCACATGTCTGTTCTTAAGTTTTGTGAG CACTCGGGTTTACATGGTGGTGACCCAGGGGATGCTGTTTGTATGGAGAGTGGGGAGACCATTTCACAATGGCGGAAGCTTTACTTCTTGAAGTTTGGG ATTAGGTCTCTGGGGAATGAGAATGGATGGGACTGGCCAGAAGTATTATCAACAACAGGCAGTCCGATGAAATCCAATGCATCCGTGTTTGATATGTCCAAGACTAATTTGTCTCATATTTTGAGTTCATCTGCAGTCATGTCAAGGTCTGGAAAGTCTTCTGACTATGTCATGTTTCCAAATAATGCTCATATGgacaacaatttatttattggtACATTGTCCAgaaaacaagcaacaacaaTCCAGGATGGTTGCAACATTCCACTCAAAGGTTTTCCTGGTATTTCACAAAACAGCTTTGTTGATTTGTTGAAAAGCCAGTTAATGGAATCTAATCTGGCTATGTACACAACTGCACCAAATTTTGGTGGAACTCAGCTAGATGATGGTTGTCATCCTATACCTCCTTTCTTGGATTCTCTGAAAACGAAAGTAAGTTTGTCAACGGTCCACTCACCTTTGCAAACACCAACAAACCTTTTGAAAGACCATGATtgcataaaaacaaaagcaaatggTCTTGTAGGCAGAGATGCGGCTTCATCTAATGTTGACCTTAGGCTTGGTCAACCACCTCAGACAGGAAACCCACTTCCATCATTTGTAGAACCACTGCAGTTTAATATCCTTGCCAGTACACCAAAACTGCAACCGCAGAAGCAGATGATTAATA ACCTCAGCAGGGAGGAGGGATTAcagaataattttagatatTCTGCTGCTTCATTCAAATTGGTTGAAGAATTGCCTCAGCTTAAACCCAAGAACTATATGTCAGCTGTGGGTAAGGCTTCTGTTAAAGCTAGATCAGAAACACAAAATGTGGCCAAGGGTGTATCATTTTCACCATTTTTGCAAGTTGATGTACCTGGAAGAAAGACACAAGCTAGTGAAAATTTGTGGGCTGATGACAGCCCTAACATGCCTAAGAAACTGTATTCTGATTATGGTCTCATAGGAAGGCAATCAAATAAATCTGTCGTAGGGACCAATaaatatttggaaaataatatagGGGTGAGCTTTGCCAAAGATTCTGGTGGCAAAAGAAATCCGGGGTTTGGAATTGGTCAGTTAATGAAATATCCAAGCTCCATGATGAGATCTGTTGGTGGTTATGATAGTTGTATTTCAGTTGTTAACGAAAAGATGTATGAACCAAATTTTGAATCTAGCTTGCCATCAGATACATTGGTGCGGGCAAATATTTTGCATGGTTCACACAATACGTCTTCTCTTGGGCTAGAAAATTATATGATGAATCCTCAGACCTCCATTCCATTTAAAGAGATTTTGAAAGGCCCTCCCTATCATGTTTCAGTTTCTGTGTCAAATCAGACTCCGACTTTGCCACAGCAGCAGACCATTAATAGGGATGCTTATTTTGTTGATGAAAACACGAGGTTGCTTGGTGTGACACAGATACCAGAGTTATCTAAGCAATATCATGCATTGCATTTTAATATGAATCAGAAGCAAGGGGGATCCAGCAGTATTTTGAAATTTCAGCATTATACTTGTGAGGCTTCAACATCTGAACAGGGAACCTCTTGTGCAAGATTGAAATTGCCTCAAAATAAGTCGATATTTGGGAATCATGAGAATACTGTTGGTTTAGAGAAGTTGCCTTCCCTCACAG GTATGAACGGATATTATCATTTGTCTGACTTGTCACCAACACCTTTACATTCTAAAGAAAAGGAATCACAATGTAAACATTCTTATGATCTTCAAAATGAAGAGACTTCTTTAAG CCTTGGTATAAACAAAGACAATATCAGATCTAGTACATGTGAAAAATACTCTGAGCAATCGCCAAATATATGTTTGGAAGGCAAGTATCCTTGTCCTGCTCTGATAAACTGTTGCCGTAGCAACTTTTCCTCAGGGATTGAACCCCTTCGTAAGAACCTAGGGCAACAACTTGCTGATGTCAGTGGTGAAACTTCTTTGAAGATGCCTTCAGATTTGTTTAGAAATCTGAATACTACGAACAACGGAAATATCCACTTTGAGCAAGGTGGGCATGCTCCTCAATGGAGAGATGTGCCCAGTAAGGTCAGGAAAGCAGTTTGTGATGCGACATCTTTAGATCAAACATTTAATGGTTTCGATAAGGAAGCACGAGATGGTTTTCAACTTGGAAACATTTCCACAAAATGCTCCAAAATAACCACTGATATGGGAGACCTGtcagaagagaaagaaaattctAATGTTTCTTCTGGATGCTCTGCTCCTGTGATTACTCAGGCATCTGTGATGGTGAACAAAATTGATTACTGTACTGATGAAGCTATAGACACTGGCGTTGTCAACAAGCTCGAAGTTGATGAAGGGTCAGGTATTGATCAAGGCTCCATGTCAGATTTGGTTGGAAGTGAAAGAACCGGTGAGTCTCTAGGCTTGATCTCTgggaattatttgaaaaatggtTGTTCGAGAGTGTTGAATGATGAATCATGTTGCGATCTACTTGATGATCTTAAACTGTTAGATTCCTTGATAtggaagaaagaaaggaatCAAAATCATTTTGTGCTTTCTGCTAATTGTAAAATCAATCAATCTCAAAATGTCAAGAGGGGCATCAATGGAAGAAAGCGAAAGAGAAATGTGGTGAAGATTCTAGATGCTTCATTATCTTCTGAATTCCCTTCCTTGTTGCACAATAAGAATAATGAAGATGCTGAGATTTTTAATTCCTCTTCTAATTTGTCAAAAGAAATGCAAATGCATTCTCTGCCTAGCCTGCAGAAATCATTTAACAAGTCTTCCTTTGTTCAATCTTGTAACACACGAATACAGTCCGCATTTGCATCTAAATTTGTTTCCTGTAAGAATCGTCGGAGCAAGCATCTCATTCATAAAGTTTCCTATGAGTCTCTATCAGATTCTGATGCTGAGTTTCACTCACCGCCTGTATTTTCTGGAACAAAGAGATTGAGAAAGAATCTCACTTCTGATTTTGAGCAGTTTCATATACAAGAACCATCCTATGAGGAACCTGAAAATGGTAAGTTGAGGCCATTCTTATGCAGGAAGGAAAATCATCATAGAACAAGGCCAGTAGTATGTGGAAAACATGGTGAAATTTGTAAAGAACATTTGGCTAAAGAGGTGCAAAAGCCTGCAAAAATTGTATCCCTCAGGAAGGTCCTTAAGTCTTCCAAAAGGTGTATGAGCCACACAAATGGAAAACCTAGACTAACTTCAAAAAAGCAATGGAAGAAATTGAGCATTGGAACAGATAGTGGGTCCTTCTGTGGGAACCAtggtttaaaaattaaagaacacGGTGAAACACAAActacaataatttataatgaagCAAATGTTGATATGTCCTTGGAAGACTTGGAGAGAGGTGGCAAGCAAGATGCTAAAGCTAAAGCTAAGCAGGGTGTTAGGGTTGGAAATAGAGAAAATGTTCGATTGAAGACGAAGAACAAGGACATTCGGAAACACCGCAGCATTAATGAGCTCACTGCTAAAG AAACCAAAGTGACGGATATGATAAGTTGTGCTCAAGACAGAGAGACTGGTTTGTGTAGCCCAAAAAGTAGAAA CTCTAGTCAAGGTCATCTAAACATATCTACTATAAACTCAGATACCTTCTGCTGTGTGTGTCAAAGCTCAAGCAATGATAAAATCAACTGTTTGTTGGAATGTTGTCAATGCCTAATTCGa GTGCACCAAGCTTGCTATGGTGTTTCCACATTACCCAAAAGAAGTCGCTGGTGTTGCAGACCATGCCGGACCAActcaaaaaatatt GCATGTGTCCTATGTGGTTATGGAGGTGGGGCCATGACTCGAGCAGCAATGAGTCATGCGATTGTCAAGAGCCTCCTAAAAGTGTGGAATGGTGAGAAAGATGGCATGCCTAAGCATACAACTTCATGTGAATTTTTTGGAAAGGAAATATATGCATTCCCATCCTCAAAGGCTGGTCAAGAAAGtgttttaaagacaaaaatccatgATACATCAACAGATCTGGTGAAAGTTCAAATATCTACAAATCATATGCAGCATACCCTCACTAGTCTTTCTAATTTTAAGGTACACAACAGCATTACTGCAGGAGTTCTTGATCCAACTGTTAAACAATGGATTCATATGGTTTGTGGTCTTTGGACTCCTGGAACAAGATGCCCGAATGTTGACACCATGAGTGCTTTTGATGTATCTGGTGTTGCGCGTCCCAGGGCAGATGTG GTTTGTTCCATTTGCAATCGATGGGGTGGTTCTTGTATAGAGTGCAGGGTGGCTGATTGCTCTGTCAAGTTTCATCCTTGGTGTGCTCATCAAAAG AACCTGTTGCAAAGTGAGACTGAAGGTATTGATGATGAAAAGATTGGATTTTATGGAAGATGCATGCTTCATGCTATTGAACCTAGATATCTGTCCATGTATGATCCTATTGATGAAATGGGAAATCAAGAAGAAAAGGAATTCACCTGTGCCAGGGTAGAG GGTTACAAGGGAAGAAGATGGGATGGTTTTCAGGATAATCACTGCCAAGGTGGATGCCTTGTTCCTGAGGAGCAGCTTAATGCTTGGATTCACATCAATGGGCAGAAATTATGTTCTCAAGGACTCATAAAATTCCCCGATTTGGATATGGAGCATGATTGTCGA AAGGAATACGCTCGGTACAAACAAGCAAAGGGATGGAAACACCTTGTTGTGTACAAATCCCGTATACACGCACTTGGTCTTTACACTTCTCGATTCATTTCCCGGGGTGAAGTG GTGGTTGAATATGTTGGTGAAATTGTGGGATTGCGTGTGGCTGATAAAAGGGAGAAGGATTATCAATCTGGAAAGAAACTTCAGTACAAGAGTGCCTGCTACTTCTTCAGGATAGACAAAGAGCATATTATTGATGCCACAAGGAAAGGGGGGATTGCTCGGTTTGTTAACCACTCGTGCCTG CCAAATTGCGTGGCAAAAGTGATTACTGTAAGGCATGAAAAGAAG GTTGTTTTCTTTGCTGAGAGGGATATATTTCCTGGTGAAGAGATTACGTATGATTACCACTTTAACCACGAGGACGAAGGAAAGATTCCATGCTACTGCAATTCAAAAAATTGCAGGCGCTATATGAACTGA
- the LOC108337982 gene encoding uncharacterized protein LOC108337982 isoform X6, with protein MDGAWQRNCGSPFQPSMSATVSSVSAPEPEMDANYLYPQLAHGLRSKFVGGKQGPVYPSFPLSTTSGSGQTDAGNPFMGLPYGSPSSLRYDFQNMSERKLGMSSGDSTDAIGNSVVGSIESGTFRTSGVGLITENLINCNLQSWVNNFPEISSRAMVGLSNSSNFVFHNIWGSNTATQHTVPGGTKAAESFSFPGQYRGTYPAFGLNICCSDIHTTPNIASEWGSPKYATPYMSGCPRVFCMGKSGHLLLSHTGLLGVVCSCHCSHMSVLKFCEHSGLHGGDPGDAVCMESGETISQWRKLYFLKFGIRSLGNENGWDWPEVLSTTGSPMKSNASVFDMSKTNLSHILSSSAVMSRSGKSSDYVMFPNNAHMDNNLFIGTLSRKQATTIQDGCNIPLKGFPGISQNSFVDLLKSQLMESNLAMYTTAPNFGGTQLDDGCHPIPPFLDSLKTKVSLSTVHSPLQTPTNLLKDHDCIKTKANGLVGRDAASSNVDLRLGQPPQTGNPLPSFVEPLQFNILASTPKLQPQKQMINNADLSREEGLQNNFRYSAASFKLVEELPQLKPKNYMSAVGKASVKARSETQNVAKGVSFSPFLQVDVPGRKTQASENLWADDSPNMPKKLYSDYGLIGRQSNKSVVGTNKYLENNIGVSFAKDSGGKRNPGFGIGQLMKYPSSMMRSVGGYDSCISVVNEKMYEPNFESSLPSDTLVRANILHGSHNTSSLGLENYMMNPQTSIPFKEILKGPPYHVSVSVSNQTPTLPQQQTINRDAYFVDENTRLLGVTQIPELSKQYHALHFNMNQKQGGSSSILKFQHYTCEASTSEQGTSCARLKLPQNKSIFGNHENTVGLEKLPSLTGMNGYYHLSDLSPTPLHSKEKESQCKHSYDLQNEETSLSLGINKDNIRSSTCEKYSEQSPNICLEGKYPCPALINCCRSNFSSGIEPLRKNLGQQLADVSGETSLKMPSDLFRNLNTTNNGNIHFEQGGHAPQWRDVPSKVRKAVCDATSLDQTFNGFDKEARDGFQLGNISTKCSKITTDMGDLSEEKENSNVSSGCSAPVITQASVMVNKIDYCTDEAIDTGVVNKLEVDEGSGIDQGSMSDLVGSERTGESLGLISGNYLKNGCSRVLNDESCCDLLDDLKLLDSLIWKKERNQNHFVLSANCKINQSQNVKRGINGRKRKRNVVKILDASLSSEFPSLLHNKNNEDAEIFNSSSNLSKEMQMHSLPSLQKSFNKSSFVQSCNTRIQSAFASKFVSCKNRRSKHLIHKVSYESLSDSDAEFHSPPVFSGTKRLRKNLTSDFEQFHIQEPSYEEPENGKLRPFLCRKENHHRTRPVVCGKHGEICKEHLAKEVQKPAKIVSLRKVLKSSKRCMSHTNGKPRLTSKKQWKKLSIGTDSGSFCGNHGLKIKEHGETQTTIIYNEANVDMSLEDLERGGKQDAKAKAKQGVRVGNRENVRLKTKNKDIRKHRSINELTAKETKVTDMISCAQDRETGLCSPKSRNSSQGHLNISTINSDTFCCVCQSSSNDKINCLLECCQCLIRVHQACYGVSTLPKRSRWCCRPCRTNSKNIACVLCGYGGGAMTRAAMSHAIVKSLLKVWNALLQEFLIQLLNNGFIWFVVFGLLEQDARMLTP; from the exons ATGGACGGCGCGTGGCAGAGGAATTGTGGTTCGCCGTTTCAGCCGTCGATGTCTGCGACGGTTTCCTCCGTATCGGCGCCGGAGCCG GAGATGGATGCAAATTATCTTTATCCACAATTAGCACATGGTTTAAGATCAAAATTTGTTGGAGGGAAGCAAGGCCCTGTTTACCCAAGCTTTCCCCTCTCAACCACCTCTGGGTCAGGCCAAACAGATGCTGGAAATCCTTTTATGGGTCTACCTTATGGTTCTCCATCCTCGTTACGGTATGATTTTCAGAATATGTCTGAACGCAAGCTTGGCATGTCATCTGGTGATTCTACTGATGCTATTGGGAATTCTGTTGTTGGTTCTATAGAAAGTGGAACCTTCCGGACATCTGGAGTGGGGTTGATAACAGAAAATTTGATTAACTGTAACCTGCAAAGTTGGGTGAATAATTTTCCTGAGATTTCTTCTAGAGCAATGGTTGGTTTGAGTAATAGTAgtaattttgtcttccataaTATTTGGGGCAGCAATACTGCTACTCAGCACACAGTTCCTGGTGGTACAAAAGCGGCagaatctttttcttttccaggTCAGTACCGAGGTACATACCCTGCATTTGGTCTAAATATTTGCTGCTCAGATATTCACACTACACCAAATATTGCTTCAGAGTGGGGCTCACCTAAGTATGCAACTCCTTATATGAGTGGGTGTCCTCGTGTGTTCTGCATGGGAAAAA GTGGCCATCTTCTTCTTAGCCATACAGGGCTTCTTGGTGTTGTGTGCTCATGCCATTGTTCCCACATGTCTGTTCTTAAGTTTTGTGAG CACTCGGGTTTACATGGTGGTGACCCAGGGGATGCTGTTTGTATGGAGAGTGGGGAGACCATTTCACAATGGCGGAAGCTTTACTTCTTGAAGTTTGGG ATTAGGTCTCTGGGGAATGAGAATGGATGGGACTGGCCAGAAGTATTATCAACAACAGGCAGTCCGATGAAATCCAATGCATCCGTGTTTGATATGTCCAAGACTAATTTGTCTCATATTTTGAGTTCATCTGCAGTCATGTCAAGGTCTGGAAAGTCTTCTGACTATGTCATGTTTCCAAATAATGCTCATATGgacaacaatttatttattggtACATTGTCCAgaaaacaagcaacaacaaTCCAGGATGGTTGCAACATTCCACTCAAAGGTTTTCCTGGTATTTCACAAAACAGCTTTGTTGATTTGTTGAAAAGCCAGTTAATGGAATCTAATCTGGCTATGTACACAACTGCACCAAATTTTGGTGGAACTCAGCTAGATGATGGTTGTCATCCTATACCTCCTTTCTTGGATTCTCTGAAAACGAAAGTAAGTTTGTCAACGGTCCACTCACCTTTGCAAACACCAACAAACCTTTTGAAAGACCATGATtgcataaaaacaaaagcaaatggTCTTGTAGGCAGAGATGCGGCTTCATCTAATGTTGACCTTAGGCTTGGTCAACCACCTCAGACAGGAAACCCACTTCCATCATTTGTAGAACCACTGCAGTTTAATATCCTTGCCAGTACACCAAAACTGCAACCGCAGAAGCAGATGATTAATA ATGCAGACCTCAGCAGGGAGGAGGGATTAcagaataattttagatatTCTGCTGCTTCATTCAAATTGGTTGAAGAATTGCCTCAGCTTAAACCCAAGAACTATATGTCAGCTGTGGGTAAGGCTTCTGTTAAAGCTAGATCAGAAACACAAAATGTGGCCAAGGGTGTATCATTTTCACCATTTTTGCAAGTTGATGTACCTGGAAGAAAGACACAAGCTAGTGAAAATTTGTGGGCTGATGACAGCCCTAACATGCCTAAGAAACTGTATTCTGATTATGGTCTCATAGGAAGGCAATCAAATAAATCTGTCGTAGGGACCAATaaatatttggaaaataatatagGGGTGAGCTTTGCCAAAGATTCTGGTGGCAAAAGAAATCCGGGGTTTGGAATTGGTCAGTTAATGAAATATCCAAGCTCCATGATGAGATCTGTTGGTGGTTATGATAGTTGTATTTCAGTTGTTAACGAAAAGATGTATGAACCAAATTTTGAATCTAGCTTGCCATCAGATACATTGGTGCGGGCAAATATTTTGCATGGTTCACACAATACGTCTTCTCTTGGGCTAGAAAATTATATGATGAATCCTCAGACCTCCATTCCATTTAAAGAGATTTTGAAAGGCCCTCCCTATCATGTTTCAGTTTCTGTGTCAAATCAGACTCCGACTTTGCCACAGCAGCAGACCATTAATAGGGATGCTTATTTTGTTGATGAAAACACGAGGTTGCTTGGTGTGACACAGATACCAGAGTTATCTAAGCAATATCATGCATTGCATTTTAATATGAATCAGAAGCAAGGGGGATCCAGCAGTATTTTGAAATTTCAGCATTATACTTGTGAGGCTTCAACATCTGAACAGGGAACCTCTTGTGCAAGATTGAAATTGCCTCAAAATAAGTCGATATTTGGGAATCATGAGAATACTGTTGGTTTAGAGAAGTTGCCTTCCCTCACAG GTATGAACGGATATTATCATTTGTCTGACTTGTCACCAACACCTTTACATTCTAAAGAAAAGGAATCACAATGTAAACATTCTTATGATCTTCAAAATGAAGAGACTTCTTTAAG CCTTGGTATAAACAAAGACAATATCAGATCTAGTACATGTGAAAAATACTCTGAGCAATCGCCAAATATATGTTTGGAAGGCAAGTATCCTTGTCCTGCTCTGATAAACTGTTGCCGTAGCAACTTTTCCTCAGGGATTGAACCCCTTCGTAAGAACCTAGGGCAACAACTTGCTGATGTCAGTGGTGAAACTTCTTTGAAGATGCCTTCAGATTTGTTTAGAAATCTGAATACTACGAACAACGGAAATATCCACTTTGAGCAAGGTGGGCATGCTCCTCAATGGAGAGATGTGCCCAGTAAGGTCAGGAAAGCAGTTTGTGATGCGACATCTTTAGATCAAACATTTAATGGTTTCGATAAGGAAGCACGAGATGGTTTTCAACTTGGAAACATTTCCACAAAATGCTCCAAAATAACCACTGATATGGGAGACCTGtcagaagagaaagaaaattctAATGTTTCTTCTGGATGCTCTGCTCCTGTGATTACTCAGGCATCTGTGATGGTGAACAAAATTGATTACTGTACTGATGAAGCTATAGACACTGGCGTTGTCAACAAGCTCGAAGTTGATGAAGGGTCAGGTATTGATCAAGGCTCCATGTCAGATTTGGTTGGAAGTGAAAGAACCGGTGAGTCTCTAGGCTTGATCTCTgggaattatttgaaaaatggtTGTTCGAGAGTGTTGAATGATGAATCATGTTGCGATCTACTTGATGATCTTAAACTGTTAGATTCCTTGATAtggaagaaagaaaggaatCAAAATCATTTTGTGCTTTCTGCTAATTGTAAAATCAATCAATCTCAAAATGTCAAGAGGGGCATCAATGGAAGAAAGCGAAAGAGAAATGTGGTGAAGATTCTAGATGCTTCATTATCTTCTGAATTCCCTTCCTTGTTGCACAATAAGAATAATGAAGATGCTGAGATTTTTAATTCCTCTTCTAATTTGTCAAAAGAAATGCAAATGCATTCTCTGCCTAGCCTGCAGAAATCATTTAACAAGTCTTCCTTTGTTCAATCTTGTAACACACGAATACAGTCCGCATTTGCATCTAAATTTGTTTCCTGTAAGAATCGTCGGAGCAAGCATCTCATTCATAAAGTTTCCTATGAGTCTCTATCAGATTCTGATGCTGAGTTTCACTCACCGCCTGTATTTTCTGGAACAAAGAGATTGAGAAAGAATCTCACTTCTGATTTTGAGCAGTTTCATATACAAGAACCATCCTATGAGGAACCTGAAAATGGTAAGTTGAGGCCATTCTTATGCAGGAAGGAAAATCATCATAGAACAAGGCCAGTAGTATGTGGAAAACATGGTGAAATTTGTAAAGAACATTTGGCTAAAGAGGTGCAAAAGCCTGCAAAAATTGTATCCCTCAGGAAGGTCCTTAAGTCTTCCAAAAGGTGTATGAGCCACACAAATGGAAAACCTAGACTAACTTCAAAAAAGCAATGGAAGAAATTGAGCATTGGAACAGATAGTGGGTCCTTCTGTGGGAACCAtggtttaaaaattaaagaacacGGTGAAACACAAActacaataatttataatgaagCAAATGTTGATATGTCCTTGGAAGACTTGGAGAGAGGTGGCAAGCAAGATGCTAAAGCTAAAGCTAAGCAGGGTGTTAGGGTTGGAAATAGAGAAAATGTTCGATTGAAGACGAAGAACAAGGACATTCGGAAACACCGCAGCATTAATGAGCTCACTGCTAAAG AAACCAAAGTGACGGATATGATAAGTTGTGCTCAAGACAGAGAGACTGGTTTGTGTAGCCCAAAAAGTAGAAA CTCTAGTCAAGGTCATCTAAACATATCTACTATAAACTCAGATACCTTCTGCTGTGTGTGTCAAAGCTCAAGCAATGATAAAATCAACTGTTTGTTGGAATGTTGTCAATGCCTAATTCGa GTGCACCAAGCTTGCTATGGTGTTTCCACATTACCCAAAAGAAGTCGCTGGTGTTGCAGACCATGCCGGACCAActcaaaaaatatt GCATGTGTCCTATGTGGTTATGGAGGTGGGGCCATGACTCGAGCAGCAATGAGTCATGCGATTGTCAAGAGCCTCCTAAAAGTGTGGAATG CATTACTGCAGGAGTTCTTGATCCAACTGTTAAACAATGGATTCATATGGTTTGTGGTCTTTGGACTCCTGGAACAAGATGCCCGAATGTTGACACCATGA